A genome region from Penicillium psychrofluorescens genome assembly, chromosome: 3 includes the following:
- a CDS encoding uncharacterized protein (ID:PFLUO_004422-T1.cds;~source:funannotate): MSDPARSPAPPPPPPPPKYSHRAANALARFAQPFFSGSRPPSPQNGPEGPRSIRSKSLPGEPQTVTHKTGIPIVALDISPQRTHAVIAGKEILKTIRVSPDHSSEEFNVRNTVISYASAHHDAGVSMPHKDQLNVRDVKWSHGNYDRTIATAVANGRIVIYDLQRPGLQLCRFQGHNRQVHRLAFNPHFAAWLLSGSQDGTIRMWDLRAAPTNRGTSTCGSKHVYHGNSDAIRDVRWSPSDGVVFATAADSGAIQMWDQRKGNAPLMRIAAHDRPCFSVDWHPDGKHIVSGGTDRQVKVWDFSSSAERRQKPAFQFRTPQAVTNVRWRPPSWVGESPALGEWQSSQIVTSYDKEDPRIHLWDLRRPHVPFREFDRYDSPATDLLWRSKDLLWTVGEAGAFTQTDVRYAPNVVNRRPMCSVAWSPNGEFVAFAQKRPTRRVRVTEFLSHEEDEASPGDKSLNDSPGEDMLDEAALVSTFRHRHTKSTPNRPSKSLGNTPPTVDNILPVLPLNQALEKLATPGPNQLGTTGSIPGATNDAFVFRFLASRYSPLMDERRGRRTSVETLNSLMEALDHNAECADEVALTKVAQTWRIVKFAILQELQRRARQQPAGKAGPKEKSSKEGLLMDRPRPSEEKVKSRLFKGVMETEGHRSLISETESTSNMTTPLAKPLPDSPQMDSYESGDSQIPSLSDAAIDVDPLPPSVLSSHNGWSMSGADAHRVSPLQQGQSVSSAGTHPSDQLRDPFDHGSDVDQRSAPRAIAGKADWRIRNHPDYPREGSEDDYDQKMEDKRAAIRDYKQAPKKVLTLESPMQSNRPPALDPYQQHGSSDSFPMFSASTDGSHPSKSVGTSYSPNERQHGESDGSAGGRPTGRPRRESNLVSPREAVLEEAMSFEESLLESNQVHLERPSSPPPFLTESTPLKQPLPGDIQPSTDIPPLFSAYPTMLDITEDVSRVELPFSPDTTDLKPWSIEAILKEAVRYYHSSSTSVDIQTAAHLLQKLHILFKDCEKILPYAECELVFQTYNDHLIRHSMNMEAAELRLSCMPDYPIVYDYAQIDTSINVFCYTCQRPYENPRRDNTLCHRCNTPQPPCSICLSIDPPPEWVDKQQQRTASPLLTGPDSETETISHLSSQSSIRTEPLPASELDHFNSFAPPRPKGSALWSWCQGCGHGGHLACITTWLSDLTISAGGCATPGCTHDCGPGPRRETNRQALQAESKRRDSASRSAGVGLVKKDPWTKGESKAVEKVRGMLGVAGVANAPAAGSTAGSSASANTTSASGAAAVTSGKMSPKKVRLVTPSEQGKRASRSAAASRE, translated from the exons ATGTCCGATCCAGCTCGCTCTCCGGCGCCTCCACccccgccaccgccgcccaAATACTCCCATCGGGCGGCCAACGCGCTCGCCAGGTTCGCCCAACCGTTCTTCTCCGGGTCGCGTCCCCCGAGCCCGCAGAACGGCCCGGAGGGTCCCCGGTCGATCAGGTCCAAATCGTT ACCAGGCGAGCCCCAGACCGTCACCCATAAAACCGGAATCCCCATCGTCGCGCTCGACATCTCGCCCCAGCGCACGCACGCggtcatcgctggcaaagAGATCTTGAAAACCATCCGCGTCTCGCCCGACCACTCCTCCGAAGAATTCAACGTCCGAAATACGGTCATCAGCTATGCTTCCGCCCACCATGACGCGGGCGTGTCCATGCCGCACAAGGACCAGTTGAACGTACGCGACGTGAAGTGGTCCCATGGCAATTACGACCGGACAATTGCCACGGCCGTCGCGAACGGCCGCATTGTCATTTACGACCTGCAGCGGCCCGGCCTCCAATTATGTCGCTTCCAGGGCCACAACCGCCAGGTGCACCGGCTGGCCTTCAACCCCCATTTCGCCGCGTGGCTGTTGTCGGGCAGCCAAGATGGCACCATCCGCATGTGGGATCTGCGAGCGGCTCCCACGAATCGCGGCACCTCCACGTGTGGGAGTAAGCATGTGTACCATGGCAACAGTGATGCCATCCGGGACGTCCGGTGGTCGCCCAGCGACGGCGTCGTGTTTGCGACCGCCGCGGACAGCGGTGCCATCCAAATGTGGGACCAGCGGAAAGGCAATGCGCCACTGATGCGCATTGCGGCTCATGATCGCCCATGTTTTTCGGTCGATTGGCACCCCGATGGGAAACACATCGTCAGTGGTGGCACAGACCGCCAAGTCAAGGTTTGGGatttctcctcgtccgcaGAACGAAGACAAAAGCCCGCCTTTCAGTTCCGAACCCCCCAGGCCGTCACGAATGTGCGATGGCGACCCCCGTCATGGGTGGGCGAATCGCCAGCGTTGGGAGAGTGGCAGTCATCTCAGATCGTTACTTCTTACGACAAGGAAGACCCGCGAATACATCTTTGGGACCTTCGCCGTCCGCATGTCCCGTTTCGTGAATTCGATCGGTATGATTCCCCGGCAACCGATCTGCTCTGGCGCTCCAAGGACCTGCTGTGGACAGTCGGCGAGGCTGGGGCGTTCACCCAGACCGATGTCCGCTATGCGCCTAATGTGGTTAACCGCCGGCCGATGTGTTCGGTGGCCTGGAGTCCCAATGGCGAGTTTGTCGCGTTTGCCCAGAAACGGCCCACGCGGCGTGTTAGGGTAACCGAGTTCTTAAGccacgaagaggacgaggcgAGTCCCGGCGACAAGTCGCTGAACGACAGTCCCGGAGAGGACATGCTGGACGAAGCTGCCCTGGTCTCTACATTTCGGCACCGACATACCAAGTCCACTCCTAATCGGCCATCCAAGTCGTTGGGCAATACCCCACCAACAGTGGATAACATCCTTCCAGTACTTCCTTTAAATCAAGCCTTGGAAAAGCTTGCGACCCCCGGACCGAATCAATTGGGCACAACCGGAAGCATCCCCGGTGCAACAAACGACGCCTTTGTTTTTCGATTCTTGGCTAGTCGCTATTCGCCGCTGATGGATGAGCGTCGGGGCCGGCGCACATCCGTGGAGACTCTGAACTCCTTGATGGAGGCACTGGACCACAACGCCGAGTGCGCGGATGAGGTCGCGCTGACCAAGGTGGCTCAGACTTGGAGGATTGTGAAATTCGCCATCCTTCAAGAGCTTCAGCGGAGAGCGAGACAACAACCAGCGGGTAAAGCCGGTCCCAAAGAGAAGTCATCCAAGGAGGGACTGTTGATGGACCGGCCACGACCaagcgaggagaaggtgaaaAGCCGATTGTTCAAGGGTGTCATGGAGACCGAAGGCCATCGAAGTCTGATATCAGAAACCGAAAGTACCTCAAACATGACAACGCCTCTTGCCAAACCATTGCCCGACTCTCCTCAAATGGATTCTTACGAGAGCGGTGACTCTCAGATCCCTTCCTTGAGCGATGCTGCGATTGATGTTGATCCCCTACCGCCGTCAGTTCTCAGCTCTCACAATGGCTGGAGTATGTCAGGCGCCGACGCCCATCGCGTATCCCCACTCCAACAAGGACAATCGGTCTCGAGTGCAGGCACACACCCTTCCGATCAGCTCCGTGATCCATTCGACCATGGGTCGGATGTTGATCAACGCTCCGCCCCTCGCGCGATTGCTGGCAAGGCGGACTGGCGTATTCGCAACCACCCGGACTACCCTCGTGAAGGTTCTGAGGATGATTATGATCAGAAAATGGAGGATAAACGAGCCGCCATCCGTGACTACAAACAGGCCCCAAAGAAAGTCTTGACGCTAGAATCTCCCATGCAGTCCAATCGGCCTCCTGCACTCGACCCTTACCAACAGCACGGATCCTCCGATAGCTTCCCAATGTTTTCGGCATCTACGGACGGTTCACATCCTTCAAAATCCGTGGGGACCTCGTACTCGCCTAATGAACGGCAGCACGGAGAGTCGGATGGCAGTGCCGGCGGTCGACCCACTGGCAGACCCAGAAGAGAATCTAACCTGGTTTCTCCTCGGGAAGCGGTGCTAGAGGAGGCCATGTCATTTGAGGAGTCTCTCCTGGAGTCGAATCAAGTCCATCTCGAACGTCCATCTAGCCCGCCCCCGTTCCTGACAGAGTCGACTCCACTAAAACAGCCCCTTCCCGGAGACATCCAGCCATCCACAGACATTCCTCCGCTTTTCTCGGCTTATCCAACGATGCTGGACATCACGGAAGATGTCTCCCGAGTTGAACTCCCTTTCAGTCCAGATACAACAGACTTGAAGCCGTGGAGTATCGAGGCTATTCTGAAAGAGGCAGTCCGTTATTaccacagcagcagtacTTCCGTCGACATACAAACCGCAGctcatctcctccagaagCTTCACATCCTTTTCAAGGACTGTGAAAAGATCCTCCCATATGCAGAGTGCGAGCTCGTCTTCCAAACCTACAACGACCACCTGATCCGCCATTCCATGAACATGGAGGCCGCAGAGCTGCGTCTCTCCTGCATGCCTGATTATCCCATTGTGTACGACTACGCCCAAATAGACACCTCCATCAACGTCTTCTGCTATACCTGCCAACGTCCATACGAGAACCCGCGCCGCGACAACACCCTTTGCCACCGCTGCAACACACCCCAACCCCCCTGCTCCATCTGCTTGAGCATCGACCCGCCCCCGGAATGGGTGGAtaagcagcagcagcgcaccgcctctcctctcctcaCAGGCCCCGATTCCGAAACCGAAACCATTTCCCACCTCTCTTCGCAATCCTCCATCCGAACAGAACCCCTCCCAGCCTCTGAACTCGACCATTTCAACTCCTTCGCCCCACCCCGCCCCAAGGGCTCTGCCCTCTGGTCCTGGTGCCAGGGCtgtggccatggcggccacCTCGCCTGCATCACAACCTGGCTCAGTGACCTCACCATCAGCGCCGGCGGCTGCGCCACACCCGGCTGCACGCACGACTGCGGACCAGGCCCGCGCCGCGAAACGAACCGCCAGGCTTTACAAGCTGAGTCCAAGCGCCGCGACTCGGCGAGTCGCTCCGCGGGCGTCGGTCTCGTCAAGAAGGACCCCTGGACAAAAGGCGAGAGCAAGGCCGTTGAGAAGGTTAGGGGTATGCTCGGCGTCGCGGGCGTCGCTAAtgcacctgctgctgggagTACGGCTGGCTCTAGTGCTTCGGCGAATACAACCTCTGCTTCTGGGGCCGCTGCTGTGACTTCGGGGAAGATGTCGCCGAAGAAAGTGAGACTGGTCACTCCTAGTGAGCAGGGGAAACGGGCTAGTCGgtcggctgctgcttcgAGGGAGTAG
- a CDS encoding uncharacterized protein (ID:PFLUO_004423-T1.cds;~source:funannotate): MDSIKYTNSSQLLQALTHLYLLLENHQTGHQHLIFSSVTRTQFEQDLTSADARASSSKSLKYCYHLPTQSLAIKVPLPLHYRVVANIFRKMVDRQLFKMSLLDTMYWNDALGDIVYIGDWALEPDVYWVPSTKTRYISPSVVLEVGTAEDFAQLAGKASIWLETLESNVQAFITIQLDYNNECGLGSDTAIRIAVWRLAPTNKAYQSVCVDIVRSQGLLGRLSTSVLGYSTDPVTETVTSEKGIRLKREIFAGRKASKKPFSASDVVLSRSLLAGFAEEFWRVNRRGSLC, from the coding sequence ATGGACTCCATCAAATACACCAACTCAAGCCAACTCCTCCAAGCACTAACCCACCTCTACCTGCTCCTCGAAAATCACCAAACAGGCCACCAACacctcatcttctcctcggtcACACGCACCCAGTTCGAACAAGACCTCACCTCCGCGGACGCCCGTGCCTCATCCTCCAAATCCCTCAAATACTGCTATCATCTGCCCACCCAGTCCCTAGCCATCAAAGTTCCGCTACCACTGCACTACAGAGTAGTCGCTAATATATTCAGGAAAATGGTTGACAGGCAGCTTTTCAAGATGAGTCTTCTAGACACTATGTACTGGAATGATGCGTTGGGGGATATTGTCTATATTGGGGACTGGGCTTTAGAACCAGATGTCTACTGGGTGCCGTCCACGAAAACGAGATATATCAGTCCCTCCGTGGTCCTCGAAGTCGGGACAGCTGAAGATTTTGCACAACTTGCCGGTAAAGCGTCCATTTGGTTGGAAACTCTCGAGTCTAATGTGCAGGCTTTTATCACGATTCAGCTTGACTATAACAATGAGTGCGGTCTTGGTAGTGATACCGCCATCAGGATTGCGGTGTGGAGACTGGCCCCAACTAACAAGGCATATCAGAGCGTGTGTGTTGATATCGTTCGTTCGCAGGGTTTGCTCGGACGGCTGAGTACGTCTGTCTTGGGATATTCGACTGATCCTGTAACCGAGACTGTAACTTCGGAGAAGGGGATTCGGTTGAAGCGTGAGATATTTGCTGGGAGGAAAgcttcgaagaagccgtTCTCTGCAAGCGATGTTGTTCTTTCTAGGAGTTTGCTGGCTGGTTTTGCGGAGGAGTTTTGGAGGGTAAACCGGCGTGGTAGTCTGTGTTAG
- a CDS encoding uncharacterized protein (ID:PFLUO_004424-T1.cds;~source:funannotate) — MTQQQNAFITGGASGLGKAIATWLAAKGIKVFIADRDEAGAKAVAAELQGAYGAVDVASWESQLAAFQKAIDLFGRIDYVYPIAGIGENIFLPTTTTEEFQKPNLSIVDVNVSGLLYTVSLAVQQFRRQQPTAFGIRGKIVVAGSVCGIYCCPSLPMYTTSKHAVTGLVRSLGKALISEGVTLNSVNPNVMRTNFSTDKFYDSLDSEGLLTPMQGCLDACQRYLDDDQLSGQNFEIGPNYDKGQGLVNPQFAPLVDEAQKRVFDKLLARGSAR; from the coding sequence ATGACACAACAACAAAACGCCTTTATTACAGGCGGCGCGTCCGGCCTAGGCAAAGCTATTGCTACCTGGCTAGCTGCCAAGGGGATCAAGGTGTTCATTGCCGATCGCGACGAGGCTGGAGCGAAAGCAGTGGCAGCTGAGCTTCAGGGTGCATATGGTGCTGTGGATGTCGCAAGCTGGGAATCACAACTGGCAGCATTCCAAAAGGCCATTGACTTATTCGGCCGGATTGACTACGTCTACCCTATAGCCGGCATTGGAGAGAACATTTTTCTTCCTACAACAACAACGGAGGAATTCCAGAAACCCAATTTGAGTATCGTGGACGTCAATGTTTCTGGTCTCCTGTATACCGTCTCCCTCGCTGTGCAGCAGTTCCGGCGACAACAACCCACTGCATTTGGGATTCGGGGAAAAATCGTGGTAGCAGGATCCGTATGCGGCATCTATTGCTGCCCTTCCCTTCCCATGTACACGACATCGAAGCATGCAGTCACGGGATTGGTTCGTTCCTTGGGTAAAGCATTAATATCTGAGGGGGTCACTTTGAACTCGGTCAACCCAAATGTCATGCGGACTAATTTCTCCACGGATAAATTTTATGATTCTCTGGACAGTGAGGGTTTGCTGACCCCCATGCAAGGCTGCCTCGATGCTTGTCAACGATATTTGGACGATGATCAACTCTCAGGTCAAAATTTCGAGATCGGACCTAATTACGACAAGGGCCAAGGGCTTGTGAACCCGCAATTTGCGCCACTGGTTGATGAAGCACAGAAGCGGGTGTTTGATAAGCTGTTGGCTCGAGGCAGCGCTCGATGA